The following proteins are co-located in the Gloeocapsa sp. PCC 7428 genome:
- the psbV gene encoding photosystem II cytochrome c-550: MFKRLIGLAVATILLTFGVIVGNAAAVELSEAVRTVPLNDQGDTTVLSLKQVQEGKRLFNFACAQCHAGGVTKTNQNVGLDPETLALATPPRNNIEGLVDYMHNPTTYDGEEEIAELHPSTKSADIYPAMRNLTEDDLVAIAGHVLLQPKIVGDRWGGGKIYY; this comes from the coding sequence ATGTTTAAAAGATTGATCGGGCTTGCGGTGGCTACTATATTGCTGACATTCGGAGTGATTGTTGGCAATGCAGCCGCAGTGGAACTAAGCGAAGCTGTACGAACAGTACCGCTAAATGACCAAGGTGATACCACTGTGCTGAGCCTCAAACAAGTCCAAGAAGGGAAACGCTTATTTAACTTTGCTTGTGCGCAGTGTCATGCTGGAGGTGTCACCAAGACAAACCAAAACGTAGGGTTAGACCCCGAAACGCTTGCTTTAGCAACACCACCCCGCAACAATATTGAAGGGCTTGTCGATTATATGCACAACCCCACCACCTATGATGGTGAAGAAGAAATTGCGGAGTTACACCCAAGCACCAAGAGTGCGGATATTTACCCAGCAATGCGGAATCTTACCGAAGACGACTTAGTGGCGATCGCAGGTCATGTTCTGCTTCAGCCAAAAATTGTTGGCGATCGCTGGGGCGGCGGCAAGATTTACTACTAA
- the psbV2 gene encoding photosystem II cytochrome PsbV2: MSIIVVLFIQITPPAYAAVDPYLARYLRLKEPIALEVDEQGTTREFSLEEISQGKVLFENNCLNCHVGGATLPDPQTSLALNKLSGANPPRDNVNNLVAFLRQPMTYDGSEETYWCRQVPESWMTQEEIESLAAFVLTAAQKAKGWGTESF, translated from the coding sequence TTGTCTATCATTGTCGTTCTATTCATACAGATTACCCCCCCAGCCTATGCCGCTGTTGACCCTTATCTCGCGCGCTATTTGCGTCTTAAAGAGCCAATTGCCCTAGAAGTTGACGAACAAGGCACAACCCGCGAGTTTTCCCTCGAAGAAATATCACAAGGCAAAGTGCTATTTGAAAATAACTGCTTAAACTGTCACGTAGGCGGCGCAACACTTCCAGATCCCCAAACCTCGCTAGCACTGAATAAGCTAAGCGGTGCCAACCCTCCCAGAGATAATGTGAATAATCTCGTCGCCTTTCTCCGACAACCAATGACCTACGATGGTTCGGAAGAAACGTACTGGTGTCGTCAAGTACCTGAATCGTGGATGACGCAAGAGGAAATAGAAAGCTTAGCTGCGTTTGTTCTGACAGCAGCACAAAAGGCTAAAGGCTGGGGTACAGAAAGCTTCTAA
- the petE gene encoding plastocyanin → MKSIAATLRRFGTVVLALVLVVGSFAFFAPTAAAETYQVKLGSDKGMLVFDPAKLTIKPGDTVEWVNNKVPPHNVVFDAANNPTKSADLAKNLSHKQLLMTPGQQVKTTFPEDAPAGDYTYYCEPHRGAGMIGKITVEG, encoded by the coding sequence ATGAAATCAATTGCTGCAACTTTGCGGCGCTTCGGTACAGTTGTATTAGCACTCGTACTCGTTGTCGGTAGCTTTGCGTTCTTTGCTCCTACAGCAGCAGCTGAAACTTATCAAGTTAAACTAGGTTCTGATAAAGGAATGTTAGTTTTCGATCCAGCAAAACTGACGATCAAGCCTGGTGACACAGTTGAATGGGTGAACAACAAAGTACCTCCCCACAACGTTGTCTTCGATGCAGCGAATAATCCTACTAAGAGTGCAGATTTAGCGAAAAATCTGTCTCACAAGCAGTTGCTGATGACACCAGGTCAACAAGTCAAAACTACCTTCCCAGAAGATGCACCCGCAGGCGACTACACTTATTACTGCGAACCTCACCGTGGTGCGGGTATGATTGGCAAAATCACTGTTGAAGGCTAA
- a CDS encoding rhomboid family intramembrane serine protease, whose protein sequence is MVPIRDNNPTSITPYVTYGLIAANVLAFLYEASLPPQQLDAFFHLAAIVPRELSASFAGIPVNQPVPEWATLITSQFLHGGLLHLGGNMLFLWIFGNNVEDRLGHFKFLFFYLACGVLAGLAQWVFSQGSSIPSLGASGAIAGVMGAYIIRFPTAEVLTLIPLGFYFPAVRLPAFYFLGFWFLQQAAYGVASLETRTNIGMESGGIAYWAHAGGFVFGAILGPLLGLFKDDSQQEYL, encoded by the coding sequence ATGGTTCCTATTCGAGATAATAATCCCACGTCAATTACGCCTTATGTTACCTATGGGCTAATTGCGGCTAATGTTCTTGCTTTCTTGTACGAAGCGAGTTTACCACCACAGCAACTTGATGCTTTTTTCCATTTAGCGGCGATCGTCCCGCGCGAACTATCTGCTAGCTTTGCCGGAATTCCGGTAAATCAACCTGTACCAGAGTGGGCGACTTTAATCACATCGCAATTCCTCCACGGTGGGCTTTTGCATTTGGGAGGAAATATGCTGTTTTTGTGGATTTTTGGCAATAATGTCGAAGACCGTTTGGGACATTTTAAATTTTTGTTCTTCTACCTCGCTTGTGGCGTTTTAGCGGGATTGGCGCAGTGGGTCTTCTCGCAAGGTTCGTCAATTCCTTCTTTGGGTGCGAGTGGCGCGATCGCTGGCGTGATGGGTGCATACATCATCCGCTTCCCCACGGCTGAGGTGTTAACGCTCATTCCTTTAGGATTTTACTTTCCAGCAGTGCGACTTCCCGCGTTTTACTTTCTTGGTTTTTGGTTTCTCCAGCAAGCTGCGTATGGTGTCGCAAGTTTAGAAACTCGTACCAATATTGGTATGGAAAGCGGCGGTATTGCCTACTGGGCGCACGCTGGTGGTTTCGTATTCGGCGCGATTTTAGGTCCACTCTTAGGTTTATTTAAAGACGATTCGCAGCAAGAATATCTCTAA
- a CDS encoding rhomboid family intramembrane serine protease, with amino-acid sequence MVPLRDNNPTSITPYVTYALVGANIFIFLYQITLAPQELQAFFNRAAVVPCQLSATCPVPVNQGIPEWLTLVTSQFLHGGLLHLGGNMLFLWVFGNNIEDRLGHIKFLIFYLSCGVLAALAQWYFSQNSSVPMVGASGAIAGVMGAYILRYPKAQVLTLIPIGFFITTFRIPAYFFLGFWFVQQAFYGLASLPARTNIGMEGGGVAYWAHAGGFVFGAILGPMLGLMRRD; translated from the coding sequence GTGGTACCACTGCGAGATAATAACCCAACATCGATCACTCCCTACGTAACTTATGCGCTGGTTGGCGCGAATATATTTATTTTCTTATATCAAATTACGCTGGCACCGCAAGAACTACAAGCATTTTTCAATCGCGCAGCAGTTGTGCCATGTCAACTATCAGCGACCTGTCCTGTTCCTGTGAATCAAGGCATTCCCGAATGGTTGACTTTAGTCACATCACAATTTTTGCACGGTGGTCTGCTGCATTTAGGCGGCAATATGCTATTTTTGTGGGTTTTTGGTAACAATATTGAAGACCGCTTGGGTCATATCAAATTTCTTATTTTCTACCTTAGTTGTGGTGTTTTAGCTGCCTTAGCGCAGTGGTATTTTTCACAAAATTCTAGCGTGCCGATGGTAGGTGCGAGTGGTGCGATCGCTGGAGTCATGGGCGCGTATATTCTCCGCTATCCTAAAGCTCAAGTATTAACTTTAATTCCTATTGGGTTTTTCATCACGACATTCCGCATTCCTGCGTATTTCTTTTTAGGATTTTGGTTTGTTCAACAAGCATTTTACGGTTTAGCTAGCTTACCTGCACGCACTAACATAGGAATGGAAGGCGGCGGTGTTGCCTACTGGGCGCACGCTGGTGGTTTCGTATTCGGAGCAATTTTAGGTCCGATGTTGGGTTTAATGCGGCGCGATTAA
- a CDS encoding Rab family GTPase: MHEIKITMLGPSGVGKTTLLTAIYEQFESNIGKTNLQLTPDEESSAILQERLVELKTLLDDFEATGGIQGTEGEPEELRSFIFGLGQKGQKPSLQLHFQDYPGGYHAAKATPEKRQFVKSLLTDCVAVLIAIDAPALMEQNGKWHEFINRPQQMTDLFKTAYQDLDSPRLVIFAPVKCEKYLQSEASAKELLQRVKEGYSKLIDLFNSANLLPKVAAVVTPVQTVGSVVFSRIDTNNTAPHFRFRKISHDAVYNPQNSEQPLRYLLRFILKLHIDTRSRSWGLFSFLRDWLGRDYHLKQAVSQFASECKTNNGFALLQGEELLKIS; the protein is encoded by the coding sequence ATGCACGAAATTAAAATTACGATGTTGGGTCCTAGTGGGGTGGGTAAAACGACTTTACTGACTGCAATTTATGAGCAATTTGAAAGTAATATTGGTAAAACGAATTTACAGCTTACTCCTGATGAAGAAAGTTCGGCGATTCTGCAAGAAAGGTTAGTGGAACTGAAGACTTTACTTGACGATTTTGAAGCGACTGGGGGAATTCAAGGAACTGAAGGCGAACCGGAAGAGTTGCGATCGTTTATCTTTGGTTTAGGGCAAAAAGGTCAAAAGCCTTCTTTACAATTACATTTTCAAGATTATCCTGGTGGATATCATGCGGCAAAAGCAACCCCAGAAAAACGGCAATTTGTCAAGAGTTTACTGACTGATTGTGTCGCGGTTCTCATTGCAATTGATGCACCTGCGTTGATGGAACAAAATGGTAAATGGCATGAATTTATTAATCGCCCGCAGCAAATGACAGATTTATTCAAAACGGCGTATCAAGATTTAGATTCACCGCGATTAGTCATATTTGCGCCAGTAAAATGTGAAAAATATCTCCAAAGCGAAGCATCAGCCAAAGAACTTTTGCAACGCGTCAAAGAAGGATATAGCAAACTTATTGACTTATTTAACTCAGCCAATCTACTTCCTAAAGTTGCTGCGGTTGTCACTCCAGTACAAACAGTCGGTAGCGTTGTTTTTTCAAGAATTGATACGAACAATACTGCACCCCATTTTCGCTTCCGTAAAATTAGCCATGATGCCGTCTATAATCCGCAAAATAGCGAACAACCATTAAGATACTTGTTGCGGTTTATCTTAAAGTTGCATATCGATACGCGATCGCGTAGTTGGGGACTATTCAGTTTCCTCCGCGACTGGCTAGGAAGAGATTATCACCTTAAGCAAGCTGTGAGCCAATTTGCCAGTGAATGTAAAACAAACAATGGCTTCGCCCTACTTCAAGGAGAAGAACTATTAAAAATTAGTTAA
- a CDS encoding sugar MFS transporter, translating into MRAPGWIGIALAFYAFIAIGIAEGGLGVLLPSILTAYNLTPATVTFLFLSQVSGYMVAAFSSSLLASRIGLARMLLMASLTLTSALVIYAIAPRWHIMVAAGTFLGLGIGLIDAGLNTYIANQRNANIMGLLHAFYGIGALLGPALATTLLAFGMNWRRIYLHIAAIVGVTVIGMLWAVVSNYQPMAKRVIAQDTDARTSLKLALRTPAVLVAGILLLVYVGTEASFGNWAYSVQSLSRKTPEVVAGYSVTAYWLGLTIGRLIMGRFVARWGAIRTMDLAIALLTIGLIAWWLLPNQLFSLPVIGFALAPIFPATIWLMPQRVSSNMVPAAIGFITSVASLGAATIPTLIGWIADRAGLEIIPVLMIPLAVVVLGLHRWLVRYAPIKSEQI; encoded by the coding sequence ATGCGTGCTCCAGGGTGGATCGGTATTGCGCTTGCATTTTACGCTTTTATTGCAATTGGGATTGCAGAGGGAGGACTCGGAGTCTTATTACCCTCAATCTTGACTGCTTATAATCTTACGCCAGCGACGGTAACATTTTTATTTCTCAGTCAAGTCAGCGGTTACATGGTTGCGGCATTTTCTAGTAGTTTGCTAGCTAGCCGCATCGGATTGGCGCGGATGTTGTTGATGGCGTCGCTGACGCTAACGAGTGCGTTAGTCATTTATGCGATCGCTCCGCGTTGGCATATTATGGTTGCGGCGGGAACGTTTTTAGGGTTGGGAATTGGACTCATTGATGCTGGACTCAACACCTACATTGCCAATCAGCGTAACGCAAATATCATGGGCTTGTTACACGCATTCTATGGTATTGGTGCATTACTTGGTCCTGCGTTAGCGACAACACTTCTCGCTTTCGGAATGAACTGGCGACGCATCTATTTGCACATCGCTGCAATTGTTGGAGTTACTGTGATTGGGATGTTGTGGGCGGTTGTCTCTAACTATCAGCCGATGGCTAAGCGCGTTATTGCGCAAGATACCGATGCGAGAACAAGTCTTAAACTAGCATTAAGAACACCCGCCGTCTTAGTCGCAGGGATCTTATTACTTGTTTATGTTGGTACAGAAGCCTCTTTCGGTAACTGGGCTTATAGTGTTCAAAGTTTAAGTCGCAAAACACCCGAAGTCGTTGCGGGTTACAGCGTTACTGCGTATTGGTTAGGGCTAACAATTGGACGCTTGATTATGGGGCGTTTTGTCGCGCGTTGGGGTGCAATTCGCACAATGGATTTAGCGATCGCGTTGCTGACGATTGGTTTAATTGCTTGGTGGTTGTTGCCAAATCAGTTATTCAGTTTACCTGTCATTGGTTTTGCACTTGCCCCAATTTTTCCCGCAACAATCTGGTTGATGCCACAGCGCGTTTCTTCTAATATGGTGCCAGCTGCGATTGGGTTTATTACTAGCGTCGCCAGTTTGGGTGCAGCGACGATTCCAACACTTATTGGTTGGATTGCGGATCGGGCTGGGTTAGAAATTATTCCTGTATTGATGATACCGCTTGCGGTTGTCGTGTTGGGGTTACATCGTTGGTTGGTTAGATATGCGCCTATAAAGAGTGAACAAATCTAA
- a CDS encoding orotate phosphoribosyltransferase, which produces MSEQAIAELIEKTEALQTGHFQLASGLHASRFFRCIKLLRYPQAAEIIFAEIGRRFANENIDYVLGANEAGSILAFEVAKHLGVEVAIAREKAGTYNLIEGFAFPVGAQVLVVDDITTTGGTAKQLLAIARQANAEPVGVGLVATKGLFNIDLSCRTEVLISLQGMDAMSPENCTLCQQQIPLTT; this is translated from the coding sequence ATGTCAGAACAAGCGATCGCCGAACTTATTGAAAAGACAGAAGCACTGCAAACCGGACATTTTCAGTTGGCGAGTGGACTTCATGCGTCTCGATTTTTTCGTTGCATCAAACTGCTACGCTATCCCCAAGCTGCTGAGATTATTTTTGCAGAAATCGGTCGCCGTTTTGCGAATGAGAACATTGATTATGTTTTGGGTGCAAACGAAGCTGGAAGTATTTTAGCTTTTGAAGTCGCGAAGCATTTAGGAGTAGAAGTTGCGATCGCCCGCGAGAAAGCTGGTACTTATAATTTAATTGAAGGTTTTGCTTTTCCTGTTGGGGCGCAGGTTTTAGTCGTCGATGACATCACGACAACCGGAGGGACTGCAAAACAATTGCTAGCGATCGCGCGTCAAGCCAATGCTGAACCTGTAGGTGTTGGACTCGTTGCAACTAAAGGACTATTTAATATTGATTTATCTTGTCGTACCGAAGTCTTAATTTCACTTCAAGGTATGGATGCAATGTCCCCAGAAAATTGCACTTTGTGTCAGCAGCAAATACCGCTCACTACCTGA
- a CDS encoding amidohydrolase family protein, whose protein sequence is MNLDYALTNATLADRAGRWCIGVAEGKIATVIEGDFLNAQTVWNLDGKVLTAGLVDAHTHLDKALTAESVGDVFAQNGLASAIQAVRQLKSNFTVADVEQRASQALQLSIAAGTTAIRTNVEADAFVELRAVEGLLNVQRSLTHQIDIQLVAFPQEGWFAVPDTLESGASSYVEQALQRGIKVIGGNVNQGLWSSNPEAQVDALFDLALRYDCDLDLHLDNWDGVEAFTLPYVAQKTIEHNYQGRVAVSHIASLAYVSKSQAQAAIELVKNAEISVTVLPTRIKLTRVAELLEAGVNVVCGTDNLRDPFVRYGDADLLKALLLLAQLTGYMANRDLERLWQTISNNAAKMLRLPYGINVGNSADLVVFDAYSISEAILHQATRLAVFKSGQLVAGTMHNKQRSRGAEELGLRLYNSDLISPRRWT, encoded by the coding sequence GTGAATCTAGATTATGCGTTGACGAATGCGACTTTGGCAGATCGTGCAGGGCGATGGTGTATTGGTGTAGCAGAGGGTAAGATTGCGACAGTTATCGAAGGCGATTTTCTCAATGCTCAAACAGTGTGGAATCTCGATGGTAAAGTCTTAACTGCGGGTTTAGTTGATGCACACACGCACCTTGATAAAGCATTAACCGCCGAGTCTGTAGGCGATGTTTTTGCTCAAAACGGACTAGCCTCAGCAATTCAAGCTGTACGACAGTTAAAGTCAAACTTTACAGTTGCAGATGTTGAACAACGCGCCTCGCAAGCTTTGCAGTTGAGTATAGCAGCAGGAACAACAGCAATTCGCACGAATGTGGAAGCTGATGCTTTTGTAGAATTAAGGGCGGTAGAAGGATTATTAAATGTGCAGCGATCGCTTACGCATCAAATCGATATCCAGTTAGTTGCTTTTCCGCAAGAGGGATGGTTTGCGGTTCCAGACACACTAGAATCGGGTGCATCGTCATACGTTGAACAAGCGCTACAACGTGGTATTAAAGTAATTGGCGGTAATGTCAATCAAGGTTTATGGTCATCAAATCCAGAAGCGCAAGTTGATGCGTTATTTGATTTAGCACTGCGCTACGACTGCGATCTCGATTTGCATCTTGATAACTGGGATGGCGTGGAAGCATTTACACTACCGTATGTCGCGCAGAAAACAATTGAGCATAATTATCAAGGGCGAGTTGCGGTTTCACATATTGCTTCACTGGCGTATGTTTCCAAAAGTCAAGCCCAAGCTGCGATTGAACTGGTGAAAAACGCTGAAATTTCAGTCACCGTGCTACCAACACGAATTAAGTTAACGCGAGTTGCTGAACTTCTCGAAGCAGGAGTCAATGTTGTTTGTGGAACAGATAACTTGCGCGATCCGTTTGTGCGTTATGGCGATGCAGATTTACTTAAAGCTTTATTGTTGCTAGCACAGTTGACAGGATATATGGCAAATCGAGATTTGGAACGACTATGGCAAACAATTTCTAATAATGCAGCCAAGATGTTACGGTTGCCTTACGGAATCAATGTAGGAAATTCAGCAGATCTAGTTGTCTTCGATGCTTACTCAATTTCTGAAGCAATTCTCCATCAAGCAACACGATTAGCTGTCTTCAAATCTGGTCAACTCGTTGCAGGTACAATGCATAATAAGCAGAGGAGCAGGGGTGCAGAGGAGCTTGGACTCAGATTATACAACTCTGATTTGATAAGTCCACGGAGGTGGACTTAG
- a CDS encoding ABC transporter substrate-binding protein, with product MSKTIMPKIWTKFIALALVAGSAVYLGSCATQTTSQPSATAQTAVNNTNRELREVSFTLSWLLQAVDAPLATAIQKGYFAEKGIAVKFERGYGSADSINKIASGVYDIGEGDLYSMVEFNQKNPNDKLVAVAIKFNRSPAAIVALDNTGIASPKQLEGKRLAAPAGDAARRLWPIFAKATGVNADSVTWNNVEPKLREALFIKGEFDAISCYISSSLPPLKKLGYGPDRLNTFLYADHGLDLYGNALIVRESFAQQNPELVRAFVGAYLRGLQDTIRNPDESLAAVLQLSQDGLMDQAQERDRLQIALDSLYVSPEVEQNGLGGVDRARLQKTLEQVAEGFGFAEVPTPEDVFNGSFLPPKEQRTI from the coding sequence ATGAGCAAGACAATCATGCCGAAGATTTGGACAAAATTTATTGCACTTGCGTTAGTTGCCGGATCAGCCGTATATCTTGGTAGCTGTGCCACGCAAACAACGTCTCAGCCTTCAGCTACAGCACAAACAGCAGTCAATAACACAAATCGCGAGTTACGCGAGGTAAGCTTTACCTTATCTTGGTTACTGCAAGCGGTTGATGCACCACTCGCAACAGCTATTCAAAAAGGATACTTTGCCGAAAAAGGAATTGCCGTCAAATTTGAACGTGGTTATGGTTCAGCGGATTCAATTAATAAAATAGCGAGCGGCGTTTATGACATTGGCGAAGGCGATTTATACTCAATGGTGGAGTTTAACCAAAAGAACCCCAATGATAAGTTAGTTGCCGTTGCGATCAAGTTTAATCGCTCTCCCGCCGCGATCGTTGCACTCGATAATACTGGCATTGCCTCGCCGAAACAACTTGAAGGTAAACGATTAGCAGCCCCCGCAGGTGATGCAGCGCGGCGACTTTGGCCAATTTTTGCGAAAGCAACGGGAGTAAATGCTGATTCGGTAACTTGGAATAACGTTGAACCCAAACTACGCGAAGCACTTTTTATTAAAGGCGAATTTGACGCGATTTCTTGCTACATCAGTTCGAGTTTACCACCGTTAAAGAAACTAGGTTACGGTCCTGATCGCCTCAATACTTTTCTTTATGCGGATCATGGTTTGGATCTTTACGGTAATGCATTGATTGTGCGCGAATCTTTTGCGCAGCAAAATCCAGAATTAGTGAGGGCATTTGTTGGTGCGTATCTGCGCGGCTTACAAGACACAATTAGAAATCCTGATGAGAGTTTAGCTGCGGTGTTGCAACTGAGCCAAGATGGTTTGATGGATCAAGCACAAGAACGCGATCGCCTGCAAATTGCGTTGGATTCGCTCTATGTTAGTCCCGAAGTCGAGCAAAATGGTTTGGGTGGTGTCGATCGCGCGCGATTGCAAAAAACGCTAGAACAAGTTGCTGAAGGCTTTGGGTTTGCTGAGGTTCCCACACCCGAAGACGTGTTTAATGGTAGCTTTTTGCCGCCTAAAGAACAACGGACAATTTGA
- a CDS encoding GntR family transcriptional regulator encodes MTAKLQFPTITGLSRTTQASVTDYLRKAILSGELPAGTRLVQAELSQVLNVSVTPIREALRELSTQGLVDLDAFRGAVVHAPTLAELEEIFEIRRALLPLSIQRGVYAITEQELQQAELLLAQMEVESDRPRWVELNRQFHDLLYQADRSLHLKTLLQRLSDIAAIYINLSFAERPLQKESAEKEHRELLEAYRSKDAARAINISLNHINSTLEAARKVLQSHQ; translated from the coding sequence TTGACCGCAAAGCTACAATTTCCAACCATCACAGGACTTTCACGCACGACGCAAGCGAGTGTTACAGATTATTTACGAAAAGCAATTCTTTCGGGAGAGTTACCTGCGGGTACTCGTCTTGTGCAAGCAGAATTATCGCAAGTACTTAATGTGAGTGTTACTCCGATCCGCGAAGCACTCCGCGAACTGAGTACGCAAGGTTTAGTTGACTTAGATGCCTTTCGCGGTGCTGTAGTGCACGCGCCAACGCTGGCAGAATTAGAAGAAATCTTTGAGATTCGTAGGGCGTTACTGCCATTAAGTATTCAAAGAGGAGTATATGCTATTACCGAGCAAGAACTTCAGCAAGCAGAATTGCTATTAGCGCAAATGGAAGTTGAAAGCGATCGCCCCCGCTGGGTAGAACTAAATCGCCAATTTCACGATTTGCTGTATCAAGCAGACCGCAGTTTGCATTTAAAAACTTTACTACAACGCCTATCAGATATTGCAGCGATTTATATCAATTTATCTTTTGCCGAAAGACCATTACAAAAAGAATCAGCCGAGAAAGAACACCGCGAACTTTTAGAAGCATATCGTAGTAAAGATGCGGCGCGGGCGATAAATATATCTCTCAATCACATCAATTCAACGTTAGAAGCCGCACGAAAAGTTTTACAAAGTCATCAATAA
- a CDS encoding ring-opening amidohydrolase has protein sequence MNTSTSQQWIDVGVFRLPMSAPEDVSSLQHLLETQQIQAADIVAIIAQTEGTGYARGYASLCLQLLLSQYLQISVEDVFHRIPMMMIGLCGGLMSPHYTIFTRKAVAAPSTPPQEKRLAVGIADTRVLLPEEYGTMTQVELVAEAVEAAIAQAGISSLDDVHCVEIKCPAMTLARLQDAEKRRVKVVNTNLNQASSMAKGACALGIGLALKEIPQEKLDDRAINSNHALYTNRGSVSAGGEQSACRVLVMGNSAFSASRYRIGSGVMQNQLDTTGVYAALKSAGLNCQIPLTTDQQNKITQVFVNCGADAVTAVGDRRHTMHSDFLAGYAGIMAKAVANAIVASVVGDTMILASAGNEHQGARGSNLVAAIVDAGTTQ, from the coding sequence ATGAACACTTCGACTTCGCAACAGTGGATTGATGTTGGCGTCTTTCGCTTACCAATGTCTGCACCAGAAGATGTGAGTAGCTTACAACATCTTTTAGAAACACAGCAAATTCAAGCCGCAGATATTGTAGCGATTATTGCCCAAACCGAAGGTACAGGATACGCACGCGGTTATGCATCTTTGTGTCTGCAACTATTGCTGTCGCAGTATCTGCAAATTTCTGTGGAAGATGTTTTCCATCGCATTCCGATGATGATGATTGGGTTATGTGGTGGCTTGATGAGTCCGCACTATACGATATTTACACGCAAAGCAGTTGCTGCACCTTCCACACCTCCTCAAGAAAAACGATTAGCTGTAGGAATAGCAGATACTCGCGTGTTGCTACCTGAAGAATACGGTACCATGACGCAAGTCGAGTTAGTAGCCGAAGCCGTAGAAGCCGCGATCGCCCAAGCCGGAATAAGTTCATTAGACGACGTTCATTGCGTTGAAATCAAGTGTCCTGCGATGACTTTAGCGCGGCTGCAAGATGCTGAAAAGCGTAGGGTGAAGGTTGTGAATACTAATCTCAATCAAGCAAGTTCGATGGCAAAGGGTGCGTGTGCGTTGGGTATCGGTTTGGCTTTAAAAGAAATACCTCAAGAAAAACTAGACGATCGCGCGATTAACTCAAATCACGCACTCTACACAAATCGCGGTTCGGTTTCTGCTGGCGGAGAACAATCGGCGTGTCGCGTTTTAGTGATGGGTAACTCAGCGTTTTCCGCGAGTCGCTATCGCATCGGAAGTGGAGTCATGCAGAATCAGTTGGATACAACTGGGGTATATGCAGCATTGAAATCCGCAGGGTTAAATTGTCAGATTCCGCTAACAACAGATCAACAAAACAAGATTACGCAAGTCTTTGTAAACTGTGGTGCAGATGCAGTCACTGCGGTGGGCGATCGCCGTCATACAATGCACAGTGATTTTCTAGCAGGCTATGCCGGAATTATGGCAAAAGCGGTAGCAAATGCGATTGTTGCTTCGGTAGTTGGCGATACGATGATTCTGGCGTCGGCGGGGAACGAACATCAAGGTGCGCGAGGTAGTAATTTGGTGGCGGCGATCGTTGATGCAGGAACAACGCAGTAA
- a CDS encoding heme-binding protein has protein sequence MYLRQTRELTHQGAMVVLQGAIAKAEEMGVPQCIAIVDTGGNLLAFVRMDGAKILSQISATQKAVTAVSSRVPTGGVAQDVEIKLALATAGQLTNLKGGVPITIDDQVVGAIGVGSGTGQQDVEVALAGIAALQALMQ, from the coding sequence ATGTATTTGCGTCAAACGCGCGAGTTGACTCATCAAGGGGCGATGGTGGTATTGCAAGGGGCGATCGCCAAAGCTGAAGAAATGGGCGTACCGCAGTGTATTGCCATTGTGGATACTGGGGGAAATTTATTAGCGTTTGTGCGGATGGATGGCGCGAAGATTTTGAGTCAAATTTCGGCAACGCAAAAAGCTGTGACGGCGGTTTCTTCGCGAGTACCGACAGGGGGAGTTGCACAAGATGTCGAAATCAAACTGGCATTGGCAACAGCGGGACAGTTAACGAATCTAAAAGGTGGAGTTCCCATTACAATTGATGACCAAGTTGTTGGGGCGATCGGTGTGGGTTCGGGCACTGGACAACAAGATGTCGAAGTCGCTTTAGCTGGTATCGCTGCGTTACAGGCGCTCATGCAATAG